The sequence TCTGGCTCTGTCCCCGAAGGCATGATGATTACATGGCAGGCAGTTAGCCAATCAGATAACACCTCCGGCATCATAAGTGCACGCACTGGTAGCACAGCAAACCTCAGCGTTGTAGACCAAATCATTGCGGTGGTGAACTACATCGTCTGTCGATTAACCGTCCCTGAGTACGAAACAAATGTTAATGAACCTGAAGGTAAAAACTCTCAACACAGTTGGGACTTAGTTTTCCTTTGAAAAGCATGGTTTGGGAGCTGGATGGTTGTTTCCAGATTGCTTAACATCCTCTCAGGGACTGACCATTTCAAGATTGCTTCCTCCTTAATTCAGaaatttatttctgctttccatTATGGCCTGTTGAGATAAGACTTTCCCCACCAGTTGCCATGATATCGGTGCTAGTATTGACTAGAGACACAACTTGAAACTGCAATCAGTCCGGTGGAGGTCTGAACAGTAATTCTCCTCTTGTCTCTGCAGAAAGGTTTTCACCGTTCTTGAACAATACTAAATGCATGTTTTTATAAGAAAGTAACaatgggagaaggaaaggaaagaatgtgTACCCTGCAGGGGCCAAGGTGCCTCCCACAATAATTTCCACCCCCATTAAAAACCATTCCCAACTCCAGCCAAGGATCCTTGTAACCTTCATCTGCCTGTTGATCATGTTTACCCAGCATAGGGTGACCTAGATGAACAGATGGTGCCCTTCTATTGGAGGCAGATTTTTATATCCTTGCCCTGGTGGCCAAGTCCACACATTTAAGGAGCTCCGTACTTAGTTAGCTGCTCCAGGAGCAACTGTGCACAGATGGTATCATTGGATATGGGAACTTTTTAGAtatccttggttttcaaacccaGCCTATACACCAATACCTTCTCTGGGAAGGCTGGGATGCTTTTTGTGCTGGGCGCtttctttatatatgttgggggAAGGAGCTGTGTAAATATTCCTGGAATCTCCACTATCCCACCGTGTCCTCATCCAGCTCAAGGAAGCCCCATGTATGTGCCACAGATCTTCCTACTCAGGTCCACACACACAAGAACTTCAGTTAAATcccctttgctcctttaaagttTCTGTCCAGTGGGTGAAGACTGGCCTCCTTGAAGGTCACCATGTGAATCCCCAAATCTTGAAGGGCAGCATCAAGGATTCCCTCTTGGCCGTCAGCCAGGTGGTAGTCCCCTACTCTGACTGGAACAACAGCACTTCATACTCCTGTACGTTTACCCTCACAGCAGGCACCGTGGAGCCCACCAGAGGCGCAGCTATCATCAACCCTTGACCAAAGAACTGGTACAGTCCTATCTGGGATGGtcttcctcttccaccgagcgtgcAGCTTAGGGAGCGAAGCACATGAAACAGGGGGGCACCTGCCTAGCCAGCCAGGTCAGTCAGATCagccctggcgatcaatggggtgacagatgtctcaGTCGGATCACCCTCGCATCCGTCTTGAGACGTCTCCGGGGGCTCCCAAGTTCAATCATGTATGAGACAATGTGTGCAGAACTAGGAATTCACACGATGGAATATTGGGTGTGGGCTAGCACTATAAAATACTGGTTGCATTTCCATTTTGTTGGCAACCTTACACAGGAGCTCTTACATAGGAAAATCAGATCTATTGGTATTCAGATCAGATCTTCAAACCCTTGTATAATTTGAGTGAGCGATATATTTATTGCAATAATCAAAACAGATTTAGGTAAATTGGGGGGAAACAACATTAAGTCAGgtgtaaataaaatttgctcccCCGAGATAACAGGGTCACATATCTCAAAATTAATAATTTCCCCCGAGATAACAGGGTCACATATCTCAAAATTATTAATTTCTGTCCAACTCAGGACCTTTATCTTAGCCCAGCTGAATGTTTTTCCTTcagcttttgtcaagggcagatttttaaacatccccagaaatgatagacattgcggatgttctttgaatgtgccAGTCACTGCAGAACATATCCTTTTCTCCTGTCCATTTTACAACCTGCTACGCAAACGCatgctactccccccccccctttttttggctaGTCAAAAATCacggcacaatgaaaatatccgattctatctgtctgacattaacccgGAATTAACTGCAAGAGGGGCTGAGGTTTTGTtaataatatctcttggagtgctaaatggcactatttagcgggAAGAAATCCCAATGAAGTTCCTCATCATTATATaatttacatggctgtttatttgtatatattttaaatgttttaggatgccctatatttgtaatgcctagaAAAGTTTTGATGAAGGAAGTAAGtaagcattacagggggttggactagatgagcattggggtcccttccaattctagaattctatgattccacgaaAAGAGAATATGCATGGGAAAGAGGGTCGGAGAGAAGGAAAATCACAGGGGTGTAGAGAAGAACAGATGGCAGACAAAAGCACGACTGGAAGGACGGAGATGAAAAGCAGAGGTTTTAACCTACGGCATTTATTCATTTGCTGATTtttaaaccctaaccctaaccctgtctgtctatctatctattttgTTCCCTTAAGTGCAATATTGGTGTGGCTCTGTCCCCGAAGGCATGATGATTATGTGACTGGCAGGTGGCCAATCAGGTAACACCTCCAACTTCATAAGTGCACGCACTGGTAGCACAGCATACCTCACCGTTGCACAACTTGTCGTTTCACAGGTGGGAgggggcaaagagagagaggaCAAAGTTAAGCCACGCAGGCAAATCCTGAAGTTGGGTTAAAAAGAAACAGGGTGGAGAGCTTCCTTGTTCTCTGGCTCTCGGCAAGCAGCCTTGGCTGGGTCTCCCTAACCGGTGGCCTCCGCTTGCTCTACATGGGCGatttggtgggtgggggaggacaCACACGCCTGCATGGTCTAAGCAGGGTGACAGGCACCCATTGcttaaggcagtggttctcagcCAGTGTGCCGTGACACCCTGAGGTGCCTTGGAttgtggtcaggggtgccgcgggcaacactggcctctgtccctctttccttccctcccccctatgATGTCCTCTCACATTTCTGACTCTCAAAGTCgggcacagctgtttgttgcaaccCTAATACAAGCGAAAGCTGCCCCTGGGGCTGGCCAttgggtgctggttgccaggaggtGAGGCAGCCttgaagtaagcaagcaagcgggcaagGAGCCAAGCCGGCCAGTCTGCCAGccattgctgttgggaatggacagacaagtgggaagctgggcaggcaggcaggcaccatgCTGGCTTTTATTGTGCTTGCTGTATGCAATGCCTGCCTGGAAGCTGAGTGCCCAGTcctgaaggggagcctttcttCCATGCAGGCCTGGCAGGGCCCactgctgccattgctgctgTCTGGGTAAGATGCTGGCCTCactttcacctttggccagttTCCGTTGAGCCACCAAGTCTGGGGACATCTTCTTCCCAGGCCCCCATGGGGCTGTGTGAGGAGGCGCCTCTCTTTAGGGCAGGAAGGGGGCAGCTCTGAGACCAGGAGCGGCACCAGCGGCTACCCAGAGTTCTCCCTaagagaggagataggagaggaggctgagggaaaaagggtgagaagctgccagctctgcaggcaagggtgaCATAAATGggcttctgagccccacaggggtgccgcagaaagaatgcagttggtcaagggagccatggactcaaaaaagttgaaaacctctggcttaaAGAGAAGGCTCAAAGAAGGAGAGGTTGGATGTGTAGGGAAAGGGCGTGAGACACAGTGTCTCTTCATCTGTGGGGAGCAAACAGTtcgttttctctttctctctcctcttctgcttACTTTAGCCAGTGTGTAAAAAGTAAGCAAATGCTCATGTATTAATGCATTAATGGGAGTTTTTTCTGGTTAAACGGAGGAATGTGTTGCGTTTTAAAGCATCCCGAGGCTCTTTGTTGATGCTGCAAACAGGGTGACTTCTCTGGAAATAAACGGCGTAGTACATTATTACTGACTTAAGTGCAAATTTAAGATACCAGAAAATGCAAAGGAAGACAATGTGCCTTGATTTTTATTAGTCCCCtcattgctttcctttttgtGAAGGGCTTGGAGAACAGGTTGAGGTTTTTAACTGCCGGTAAACCTGGTGTACATGCGAGATGTGTACCCTTTTCTTGCACATGAAAGTCTTGTGACCAGTGTCTGACGATCGTTGTGACTTGGCATCTGGCAAAGAATGAGATGATCCTTGGACTGTTCCTTGCCTTTTGCTCTGCTGCATGCTAATTCTGCTAGATTGGTATCAAATATTAATAAAGAAATATTTGTTTTGGAACCAAGGGACCTTTCCCTTGGAAATGACTATCCCAATCTTCTTTAGAGGACAAGATGCAGAATTAGCAAAACAGAGAAGGAACACTCTGACCTTacacctccgctgccttgtgactagactcatttgtgagaaaggaaTAACATACACGTCAACTGTCCTGAAGTTTCTGAGGCTGCCTTGAAAGCAATTAAATACAAAAAACATGGCGTGTATGTATAAGCTAAAGCAAAATAACAAAATGTACACGGAAAGGCTGATTTGAAAATTTAATTTATGGGAACGGCAGTGTATTCAGCATCAAATGTCTGTTGGTTACCCCTGAAACACACCTTAAAGGTATGCTGTTACCATTCATACTGGAAATGTTGCCAAATACCGCTTATGTAAATGTTACCATACAAATGCCCATAAAAGGGGTTAAGCTGATTAAACAACCTTTAAGTATAAGAACTCAGGTCAAGATGTGAATTTAGACCTGAAGGAATCATTGTCTTTGAAGGGTACCTTTATATATAAGGTTCCCTTGGTCGTAATCTATGTTCAATATTTACAATACAACTTTTATTCTATTGATGGAATTGATTATTTATTTGAGCAGGGTctcattgttttaaaaatgtttatacaTCGTATATTGAACAGACagcaatattttgtgtgtgtttggcttTTGTCAGGTCTGCAGGCATGCACGGAAGTTTCCGATAAGAATTAATGAGTCTCCGACAGGTTTATAGTCCATTTATTTACAATAACACACAGAGAGTGGCATCGAGCCAACTTCTCTCAAGACATCCATTGCTCAGTCTGAATCTCCTGCCCTTCTGCAGCAGGATGAGCCAGTTCCCCATCATCCTGCCCCTGTGCTTCCGTTGCTCCTTAACCCTTTCCTGCCTCCTAATCCGAGGGGAAGGAGCAGCATCACCGCTGCTCTCAGAGGCAGAGCCTTCCAgacgctccctccctcctggttacCTAGCAAAGTTATCAGGGCTGTCTATTTCTCTCAACCTCCTACTGTGATACTTCTGAATCTGCTATTCTCCCTGTTACTGGGAATCTTGAAGGAAGGGGGCCCCaggtcttctcttcctcctctgttaAAGGCTGCTTTGTCTGGGACTGTCTTTCTTCCTGGTCAGAGTCAGACCAGTCTCTGGCATCCAATGCTGGCCAGCCCCTGACAGCTTTACAGCAATACACTGAGGAAGGAAGTATTTGGAAACAGGTGTTTCATGCTAGCTACTCCATGTTTTTTGCTCATTAGCATttgtttgactaaactgcgggagacagtggaagacagaggtgcccagcgtgctctggtccatggggtcacgaagagtcggactcgactaaacgactaaacaacaacaacacactaccATTCACATAAAATGAATTTTCAAGTCAGACTTTTTGTgcatgttttgatttgttttgttttgtttttgtttcttgctttATGGAAGCAATTAACCCATCACGGATTCTTCCTTAAGCTGGTCTTAAAGAGGCAATGGGCTTGCAGCTACCTTTCACTTTGTAGCGTAGCTGCAATTTAGCCCACGTCCCTTTGAAGAGTCACTTGGCTCCCCATCTTCCCTGGGCGCTAACTTGACATTGAGATTGGGAAGGGGGCTTGACCTCATGATGCACACAAGGTGATAAgagggtgtcactggccatacactgaaagattGTCAGTCAACTACCCTGCATGAGGGGATACGGGGTGGGCTGTCTGCGTAAACATGTGTCTTGCggggcacccccatatcccatttacacTGAGGAGCCCCACCCCTGGTCTTCTGTAGAGATTTGAAGTGTCAGAGAATCTAAGAGATAATAATCAGCGCTCCTGCCAAACTGCAAGCCTCCATGATTCTCTGGGGAGAAACCATGACATTTAAACCTTTGCAGGGATTGTAACCTGGATATAAAAGAGAGAGGCGTTAGAATTACTGAGGAGGCTTACAGATtcatttttaaagcagtttttctACCACTACTGATGAATGTGAATGTTACAAGACAGGGCCTCCTCTACTCCTTGGGGAACATGTGTCATTGAGAGGAGCAATATTTCCTGACCAGAAAGCAGAATGCAGGTAGATTCTGGGAAAGCCTCATGTAGTTTCAGATAATATGATCAACGAGTTGGGATAAAGTTTGGGGACGTCTTGCTGCTGTGAAGCTGGTgtgaaaaataaagaaaggagGCACATCCTTCGTAATAACCCTGCCATGCTGAATACATCAGTTGCttaaagcatggtgctgataggGCCCAGGTGGAGTTCCCACCAGCTCCTGCACTTTGAATTGGCCAATGAGAGGCCTGCTCAGCTGAGAGGGGATGCCTCGCTGCTGAAAGGCCATTGGCTGCCCACCTGCCAGGGCAGAACAGAGCCTGTTCAGTCTCTTGCTGCACTGGTTTTAATTAAAAAGACAGGCCCAAAGAAACCAGTCTCCTTTCAAAATCCTTGAACGTTAAACAAGAAAGTGGTGGTGCCGGCTGCAGAGAGAACCAATTCCTTGCAAGTGCAGAACATACCTTACGTAGCACTGGTAAAAGTGCCAGTTCACATATAGGGATGTTGTACATGAATAAGGGGCTCAGACAAACATTAGCCAATCAGTGCTCCCTCATCACAAGGCAGCAGAGAATTAAGGTCACAATGTTCCTTCTccattttgccaattctgcatctTGTCCTCTAAAGAAGATAAGGGAAgaagattatatattttgtgttctcatgttGTACTTTGATGTTCTGAACTGCCTGTGATCAgctaatgaagggtggtatacaaattaaataataacaataggcGAACTTCCCCATAGCTATTAGGATTTCCCACAAATCCCAATTACACTCAAGTTTCTGGAAGGACTTTCTGAGAACCTCACAGAATAGCCTCTTCTTGAATTGTCTGGGTGGAGCTACTGATGGGAAACATATCTCACCGTAGTCTCCCAGGATACTATATAAGCAGGCCTGGTAGCCCACATGCCATTCACACTGAATCCTAAAATGTGGGCCAAGATCTTCTTACCATTTGTGGGACTCCTTTGCGGGGCCAGCCTGCCACTGACTTCTTCCCAGGCTGATACAGGTGAGTTTGATTCTCTTTCCATCCTCTATGCAGCCTTCTCAGGCATGTACCTGAAATCTGGGCATCTGGAACCACCCTTAGAAACAGAGCAATAACAAGCCTTGGATTCTCTTCCTCCAACTTTTCTGCTTATTTGCCAGCAGTAAACGGGATAGTCATTCCAAAGGGACAGATCCCATGGTTCCAAAACAAATATCCTTTTATTAACATTTGTAAGTGCCTGTTTCCGTGTGCTGAGATCTTTGTAGGTTTAGGGGACAGAAGAGACATTCTTCTGATAGGGGCAAAGAAGGCAGGGCTCTCACGAAGTATGTAGCTGAAattatttagctgagattcctgcattacagggggagGTTCTACCAGGGAGGTTCTATCTATACAGGGAGCACAGCTATCATCAAGCCTTGACCGAGGAACAGTGCACTCCTtctacctgtgataaaaagacaaaagctcaatactatcactaatttggaagtggaaggaaagaacattcagaatccagtggaaattagaaaatgcttccagaggtattttaaagagttatatacacaagggccacagaaagagtttgatatagaccaatttttaaaaacaaatggattacaaaaaatctctcaagaaaataagataatgctgaactacaaaattacagaacaggaggtagaaggtgccattcagaatatgcagttgggtaaatctccagggccggatggcttaacctcaaaatactatagatctttgaaagattggttaattccgccactaaaggaggtttgtaatgaaattttggaggggggaaaagcgccagagtcgtggaaggaagcctacattacacttataccgaaaactgagtctgaaaagacacatcttaagaactaccgccccatatccctgctcaatgtggattacaaaatttttgctgatattttggctaatagattaaaaaaagtattagtggaacagatacataaggaccaagctggctttctcccaggtagacacttgtctgacaacacgaggaacataattaacatattggagaagttgcaagtgaacattaatactaaagcagttttaatttttatagatgcggagaaagcctttgacaatatttcttggaattttatgaagaaaaatcttcgggggatgggggtgggtcaagggtttgaaaatggtataagtgcaatttattcagaacaaaaggctaagctaatagtcaataatgtgatgacagaggaatttaagatagagaaagggacacaacaaggctgcccaatttccccattgctttttatttcggtcctggaggttttgttaaatatgattagaagggaccgtctgattaaaggtattcaggttggagccaaacaatacaaattgaaggcttttgcagatgacctagttttgacgttacaggagccagaatctagtatgaaaagagtattagaactgattcaagaatttggtcatgtggcaggatttaaactgaacaagtcaaaaactaaagttcttgagaaaaacttaacaccgattgagaaagagaggtttcagaaggagactggtttaacattagctaagaaagtaaaatatttgggggttaatatgactgctaagaacttaaacttatttaaagataactatgagaaatgctggacagaagtgaaaaaagacttagaaatatggtcaaatttgaagctttccttgttgggtcgaattgcagctataaagatgaatatattgccaaaaatgttatttttatttcaatcattgcaaattttggacaagatggactgtttcaagaagtggcagagagatgtttctagatttgtctggcagggcaagaagcccagaataaaattcagaatattaactgatgcaaaggaaagaggcggatttgccctgccagaccttaaactttactatgaatcagcagcattctgctggttgaaagactggctgcttcttgagaacacggacattttggacctagaaggttttaacaatgtttttgggtggcatgcatatttgtggtacgacaaggttaaagcacataaagcatttaaaaaccatattgtcaggaaagcattgttcaatgtctggataagatacaaagacttactggaaaataaaaccccaaggtggttgtcaccaatggaagcgaaggctcagaaaaagctcgatatggaggccaaatggccgaaatattgggaaatactggaacaagaaggagataaattaaaattgcagagttttgagtaattaaaagataaagtgcgagactggcttcattattatcaaataagagaggcctataatttggacaaaaaaattggcttccaggtggaaaaatcaaaattggaaacagaattgttagatcccaaaactaagatactttcaagaatgtataacttgctgttgaaatggaatacgcaggatgaaacggttaaatctgcaatgattaaatgggcacaagatattggtcataacattatgtttgcggactgggaacagttgtggaccaccggtatgaaatttacggcatgtaatgccttaagagagaacattatgaaaatgatatacaggtggtacatgacaccagtcaagcttgcaaaaatatatcatttgcccgataacaaatgttggaaatgtaaagaaaatgaaggtacattctttcacctttcgtggccgtgcccaaagattaaggctttctgggagatgatctataatgaaatgaaaaaggtatttaaatataccttcctgaagaaaccagaggcctttctcctgggcatagtcggccaattggtgccaaagaaggatagaactttcttcatgtatgcaacaacagcagcaagaatactcattgcaaagtattggaagacacaagatttacccaccctggaagagtggcagatgaaggtgatggactaaaTGGAAttagcagaaatgactggcagaatccgaaacctgggagaagagttggtggaaggagattggaagaaatttaaagactatcttcagaaacactgtaaaattaatgaatgttaaaaatgatgttggattgaaaataaaaggcactagcaacaaagttaatgagaatatgcaaaaatgagttgataatggatgaaaatatagagctataatatgttaagatatagagttaagataaacgaaagagggtaaggatttgctgatttgattatataaatgggaatacaaaaaggggaggtgtgaggaagtcaaggaaacaagctaatgagtttaaagttacaaagaatgggtttgtttttaactcttttgtatctatgttttttgtactttgtatttttattttttattttttatgtatttttgtatgttttttttccttttttgtattttgtaaatttatgtttttgtaaaatttcaataaatattttattaaaaaaaaaaagtcttcctcttccaccgagcgtgcAACTTAGGGAGGGACGCACATGAAACAGGGGGACACCTGCCTAGCCAGCCAGGTCAGCCAGGTCagccctggcgatcaatggggtgacagatgtcttAGTTGGATCACCTTCACATCCGTCTTGAGACGTCTCCTGGGGCTCCCAAGTTCAATCATGTATGAGACAATGTGTGCAGAACGAGGTATACACACGATGGAATATTGGGTGTGGGCTAGCACTATAAAATACTGGTTGCATTTCCATTTTGTTGCCAACCTTTGAGTCTACTCTCTGATCTACTTACGGACTCTAATAAATCCAGAAGTTCCAACTCTTACATAGGAAAATCAGATCTATTGGTATTCAAATCAGATTTTGAAACCCTTGTATAATTTGAGTGAGCATTATATTTATTGCAATAGTCAAAACAGATTAAGGTACATTGGGGGGAAAAGCAACAAGTCAGGTGTAAATATAATTTGCTCCCCCAAGATAACAGGGTCACATttctcaaaaataataatttctgtcCAACTCAGGACCTTTATCTTAGCCCGACTGAATGTTTTTCCTTCAActtttgtcaagggcagatttttaaacatccccagaaatgatagacattgtggatgttctttgaatgtgccAGACACTGTAGAACATATCCTTTTCTACCGTCCATTTTACAACCTGCTATGCAAACGCATGCTACTCCCCCTTTTtgggcacaatgaaaatatccgATTAACCTGGAATtaactgcatgggggggggctgaggtTTTGTTAATAGTATCTCTTGGAGTGCTaaatggcactatttagcgggaagaaatcccaatgaaattcctcatcattatatattttacatggctgtttatttgtatatattttaaatgttttaggatgccctatatttgtaatgcctagaAAAGTTTTGatgaagtaagtaagtaagcattacagggggttggactagatgagcattggggtcccttccaattctggaattctatgattccacgaaAAGAGAAATATGCATGGGAAAGAGGGTCAGAGAGaaggaaaatcacagggttgtagAGAAGAACAGAGGGCAGACAAAAGCACGACTGGAAGGACGGAGATGAAAAGTAGAGGTTTCTAAGCTGCTTAAATCTTAAACAGTGCACTAAGCAACATAAAAACTGTAAAGCAATATTAGAAGAACCATAAAAACAGTAATATAAAGTCATTAAAAAACCAGGAatttcatctgtctgtctgtctgtctattttgTTCCCTTAGGTGCAATATTGGTGTGCACGCTCTCTGGCTATGTCCCCGGAGGCATGATAATTACGTGGGAGGCAGGTGGCCAATCAGATAACACCTCCGGCATCATAAGTGCAAGCACTGGTAACACAGCACACTTCAGCCTTAAACCACTAGGCAATTCGGAGGGTAACGTCTTCGTCTGTCGAGTATCCCTCCCTGAGTCCCAAACAAAAGTCAATGAACCTGAAGGTAAAAACTCTCGACACAGTTGGGACACAGTTTTCCTTTGAAAATCATGGTTTGGGAGGGGGATGATTGTTTCCAGGAGCAACTGTGCAGAGATGGTATCATTGGATATGGGAAGTTTTTATCtatccttggttttcaaacccgGCCTATACACCAATACCTTCTCTGGGAAGGCTGGGGTGCTTTTTGTGCTGGGCGCtttctttatatatgttgggggAAGGAGCTGTGTAAATATTGCTGGAATCTCCACTATCCCACCTTGTCCTCATTCAGCTCAAGGAAGCCCCATGTATGTGCCACAGATCTTCCTACTCAGGTCCACACACACAAGAACTTCAGTTAAATCCCCTTTGCTCCTTAAAGCTTTCACTAAGGATTTACAGCCTCTAGCTACAGATTAAAAATGTTTGTCAGAGAATCCAGCAGAAAATAATCAGCACTAAATGGTGCCATAAATGTTATCCATCAATTATGTCTAAAATTAATAGCTGttgcctctccctttctctcatactttccccaccccaaaacttAAAAAGACAAAGGGACCGGTCTCCGTGAGAACCTCTATCGCGCCAACCGTAAAAAAAGAAGCCTTCAGCGAGCAGAGACAATCCTCACCGGCATGGTCATAGGGCCCGAGGCAAGTGAAATTTCTGTCCAGTGGGTGAAGACTGGCCTCCTTGAAG comes from Podarcis raffonei isolate rPodRaf1 chromosome 13, rPodRaf1.pri, whole genome shotgun sequence and encodes:
- the LOC128400588 gene encoding uncharacterized protein LOC128400588 isoform X2 — its product is MPFTLNPKMWAKIFLPFVGLLCGASLPLTSSQADTGAILVCTLSGYVPGGMIITWEAGGQSDNTSGIISASTGNTAHFSLKPLGNSEGNVFVCRVSLPESQTKVNEPEDKGTGLRENLYRANRKKRSLQRAETILTGMVIGPEASEISVQWVKTGLLEGHHVNPRVLKGSIKDSLLAFSQVVVPYSDWNNGTSYSCTFTRTAGTVEPTQRPEEKSQGEK